The following DNA comes from Syngnathoides biaculeatus isolate LvHL_M chromosome 18, ASM1980259v1, whole genome shotgun sequence.
TTCCACGTGCTTTACAGTGCAACGTGTATGCTTTAAGATGAGTGGGTGATTATCTTCAAATTATTTCAAGTGAAGGATTTTAGATCAGGAAACACCTGTGTGTCAACACAGCgacttctctcttttttttttttttttttttttgctgtttattgAAGCAAGCCACTCAAACAGAGGAAAtgcaactgaaatcaagcgaaATCCCCACTTTTCATCATTTTCCGCACAAGTTGATTACAACGCTTCCTCTCACTGAAGGTTGTGCAATACAAGACAATAACTTTACAGTACATACTTGAGTCACCCAACATTTTTAAGGAAAGCAAAAGTAGAGACATGGCAAGCACTTTAGGAATATTAAGAGATACAATCGAATAAAAACTTGCATGCGAAGAGTTCAAATACAAGCTGATGGCTCTTTGAAGTGTCTAATTCTCCTCTGGTGAGGTTATATGCATATTGTACACCTGAACAGGTATgaaagtagattagtgccaccaaaaaaacaggatttgaattttaaatgtaaagtgatcacattttcaatagttgctacaattcgctgacTAAAATTCTAATTCTAAaagtctgtgccaccaggcagaacatccagccaatcgcagttacgctttcttagtcacatgacccacatacaaagaaagcgtaactggattggctggctgttcggttctgacctgaagtaaccctgcatggtggcacggacggtgaattttagacagcgaattgtagccagttgaattgttaacattgaaaagttacactgaaatacaactattgaaaatgtgatcactttacatttcaaattcaaatcctgtattctctggcatttcaaattcaaatcctggtggcactaatctacttccatgcAAGGCAGTTAGTGAGAATACAACATaagtgacagagagagagagacagacagagagagagcgaaagagagcgagagagagacagacagagagagagagaagagagagagagagagaggaagaaggTAGGCTTTATTTCCTCATTCTACATTGTACCATACAGAATATTTTCTAAcccaagtgtaaaaagaagttacacactgtacaataaaataaaatcttaaagCTAAAATTAAGTAAACCTGCTCACTTATATGCATAGGCAATGTATGGAATTGTAACATTCTTGATTGTCTTTAAATAAACAAGAAATCAAGGACCGTGtgtataattaattaattatacaGTTATTATTAAGTATTAGTAATTCATTCAAGATAAAACAAATTCAAAGTAGTCACCCTTTGTACAGGCAATGCTTTTGAGTAAAATTTGAACGTCCGTTGTTTTCCCTCAGCCCCGCGGTGGATGGAGAGCCAAAGGTCTCGGGAGAGCAAGCAGAGCACGTTGACCGGCTACTGCCTGTCGCTCATCGCGCTGCCGCCGCACATCTCGCGCTGTGCTCACCTCAACGTCTTCTTCAAAGTGCGACCGGAGGACGAAAATCCGCCGGCTCCCAACACGTCAGTGGCCGAATTCAACGCTCACTTTACTGTCATAAGGCCTCAAACCGTGTTGTAACGAGATTCGTTCGAAAGTTTGCAAACAAAACcgaactaactaactaactaactaactaactaactaactaactaactaactgtgACCATCACATTGAACCTCACATTGTTACATTTTGAGGTCATcacttttgcagtttttgtatgatcgcactcactcactcactcactcactcactcactcactcactcactcactcacctcactcactcactcacttcactcactcactcactcactcactcactcactcactcacaaacTAATGAGCTCATGAACTTTTCTGACATGAGCTAAACCTGTACAGTGGAGTTCATTTCCATGAAGctttgtgtgtccccccccacccgccccccaaCAATCAAGTTACTTCATCCCAAGTAAATGCCACATTGTGGGTTTCAAATAGGTCACCCTACAGTTGACATATGACTCACATACACGCAAAgttaaagaaatgttttatttttttcctttttttctgatcagagggaaaaaaagtgaagtctTCTTGGAGACCAAAGTCAACAACAACATATCTGGTAAGATTCTTCAAATATTGAGTAAATGCTACTCACGAAgagtttatttttgtcttgtctttgttttatttctttcctttctGTGGCATTTACATTGTTGTAATGTGTTGGGTGCAGCTTTATGTTTGcatcaaaaatattcaaaagaacatgcaatatgaaagcctttttcatttgtatttgtcatattttttaacaacttGAAGCTGTTTccacatttacatatttattggagcggcactgtggatcagctggtaaagcgttggcctgacatttctgaggacccgggttcgccgcctgtgtggagtttccatgttctccccgtgcctgcgtgggttttcttcgggtgggaactccgctttcctcccacatctcaaaaacatgcgacattaattggacactctaaattgccccgaggtgtgattgtgagtgcggctgtttgtctcaatgtgccctgcaattggctggcaaccagttcagggtgtaccgcgcctcctgccctttgacagctgggaaaggctccagcactccccgcgacccttgtgaggataagcggctaagaaaatggatggatgggtggatggatggatggatatatatttattgGAGTTGACGTCTTAACGTTAGTCTttattgtacttgtattgtttatcatataatacaataattttCTGTATAATATTTATTAGTAATAATATGAACAATGTGAATAATGTTTTCTTGAttttaaacaaagcaaaaacgaATGCAGTGAGTACTTGACACATCGAGCTCATTAAACATGGTGACGACCCCCCTCCTCAGAGATTTCCGGGCCCATCATACTGGACTCGTACAGAGCGATAGCAGACTTCACCAAGACGTCCAAACACGAGCTTAACCTGCGCACGGGAGACTTGGTAGAAATTGTGGAGAAAAAACAGAATGGTAAGAATCTCGAAatctccaaaacaaaacagagttTAACTGAATTTGAACCAAAACAATGTTGCTATAGTAACACTTACATGGTTGTGAGAAACTTTCCATTGCTACCTCAATGTTTCAGCAAAATGTCAACATatcagctagctagctaaatgGCTAACTAATTAACCAGATGTGATCAAACCGTAACAGGATTTGGCCTTGTGTAGTGGGTGAACTACACCATAAAATTAACCTTTATGAACTAAAACCCGTGTTTTTGCATACAGGTTGGTGGTTCTGCCAGTGTGAGACTAAACGGGGTTGGGCGCCTGCCACTTATCTGGAACCCCTGGATGGACCTGAGGAGGCAGAGGACGTGGAGCCAAATTATGAAGGTAAGAAAAATGGAATCAGTTTGTCATCGAGATATggatttatttgaaaacattaTTCCCCCGAAGGAGAATTACACGTCACAGTCCGAGCATATAAGGCGGAGACGAACGATGAGATCTCACTGGAAATGGGAGAAACCATTGAGGTCATTCACAAGCTTTTGGATGGCTGGTGGGTTGTCAGGTATTTAAGCCAGCGCTTCACTTGTCCAAAAGAAACTATactctttgaaatgttttatattaagtattttctttttttttttttttccttgttttgctCAGGAAAGGCGAGGAAACAGGTCACTTCCCCTCCATGTTTCTGCACAAAGCAGGCAAAGGAGCCAAATATGAATATGATGCTAAGCAACCGGAGGGACAGAAACCTCCTCCTCGCAGGTCCGTGATCAAGATGATCATTCTTATACTGTGAAGAGCCCAGACAGGAATTGGGTTGCAAAgtttcaggaattttcaaagTTGAAAACTTTCCATGCAATGGAATCAATGGGaagttatgacaaaaaaaatcccaagaaaccataaaaatctttaaccgcctcatcatatttagaaatgaaatttatgaacttgttttggaatcagatatCAAGAATAATGgggttttcaaatattgttgtaatatctcaatgttatcatttatgatttgacaatttgaaattttgattgattttgaacaaaaatcatgaaagtcgataaatatgatttgccttcgagGGCCACTTAAAATCATTCtttgggccggatctggcccctgggccttgtgtttgacacctgtgtatcAAAGGTAATATAAGTAGGAAAAATATATTGACTAAAATAACCAGATTTGATGTAAGTTAGTGATCATTTCACTTTCAAGTTCCCCATCTCACCGAGTTTTTGCAATTATCTGccattactttattttttttgctttgtcgtAAGTCAAAATCTGACATACGAGCAAGCTTTGGGTAGAGAAGGAATAAAGGGACCGTAATACCCCCGCATCTGAGGAAGGGGAACTCCCTATTTTACATGGATGTCCGCTTatgaccccaaaaaatttatttttatgcttGACCAcgttatttttacttttgattaTCCTCAATTCCCATGGAAATTTACTGGAAGCCTTTCTCAAATTTCGCACCCCTTCGGAAATCCaggtgcaaaaaatgaaaatgtccaaaaaacaTTAAGAGTTCACAAAATGGGGAGGGCTGTATCCCATATTTAAAGCGCGAAAACAACGAATAACGGTGCTGAATAGTTTAATTTCTCTCCAGGTCCACCATTAAGAATGCCAAGAGCATCCACGGGCGAGCCCGACAGAGCCTCAGCCAGGAAGCCTACCGCAGGAACAGCCGCCGATACCTGCAGCAGAAGGGCGGACGCCCCACCCCCTCAACCCGGAAATCCAACATCCTGGAAAAGTCGCCCCTGAGGGAGCGAAAAAATCAAGGTAGGTGcgatacaatttttattttttttttttgctgttggaaATAATGACAACAGAAATTCTGTGTTATAAATCGCGAAAGCCCGTGAGGAACTGACAGTTTCCCatacctgccccccccccaaaaaaaaaatatttacaattgctTATGCTATAGGTGCAAAATGTCGGCAGCAAAGTACTACTTTTTCTATAGCCTGTCAAAATGAAGCTCCTCTCCTCCAATAAACATACAATAATGTCATCAAAATGCTACAAGATGGCGGCGAAGCAACGTTTAAATACTATACAGAACCATACAGCGTTGCCTTGAcatataagttttttttttccattggtgTTGGCAATGCCTTAACTCACTTCACAATGTGCA
Coding sequences within:
- the ncf1 gene encoding neutrophil cytosol factor 1, with translation MEDVYIRHVKLLGFEKRFYPSQHYVYMLMVKWSDLSEKLIFRTYPEIYTFHKTLKEMFPIEAGQIEKSDRIIPSLPAPRWMESQRSRESKQSTLTGYCLSLIALPPHISRCAHLNVFFKVRPEDENPPAPNTGKKSEVFLETKVNNNISEISGPIILDSYRAIADFTKTSKHELNLRTGDLVEIVEKKQNGWWFCQCETKRGWAPATYLEPLDGPEEAEDVEPNYEGELHVTVRAYKAETNDEISLEMGETIEVIHKLLDGWWVVRKGEETGHFPSMFLHKAGKGAKYEYDAKQPEGQKPPPRRSTIKNAKSIHGRARQSLSQEAYRRNSRRYLQQKGGRPTPSTRKSNILEKSPLRERKNQGNIPEQQSFSSGSKLKPEAPVIPPRPSPELILERCTDNTRKKVSIRNAGTKSNTS